CCTGAAGGTAAGATTGGGATGGCATCTCCAAGACCGTAGAAATGTGTGAGACACGCAGGCAGCACGTGCAGCATCTCGCAGTGACAGCAGAGAATGTATATGACCCCAGATTTCCTGCATGCACATGCGTTTTAGAAAAGTTCAACATTGGACTTGTAAAGGCGACCAGTTACTTCAATTTGGAAAAGACAAAATAGCGCCATATAGAATAACATTAGGAACTAGGAGCTTCCACAAAGTACAGTGCATTGTGGTAGTTAAACTGAGCATTGTGCAGAGAAGATCCTTCCCGTAACTCTTGTTAGTGGCTTTCCTAAGAAGTGTTGTTAGTGATTTGTGCAGACTTTGTAATATGCAATCCATCCCCAGATTGTGCATCGAATAATCAACATTCAACAGTATTAGTTTCTGTGCATTTGTGATGCACTGAGTGTTCTATTGCACAATTGCATGGGATAAACAAGTGAGTTTTGCAACTACAAAAGACAGAAGTGAACATGTAACTTCAGCTAGACTACAAATATTACTATATTTGTACCTCAATATTTAAACATCTAGAAGCCTGTGTAATAGAATGCAACAGCGTTAGCAACTACAGTGAAGATAAAATGACATGAACATTGGTAACTAAGGTGGGGGGATAACAAATTAGACAGACCAGATAAAATGTCATTCTACAGTTACTAGAAAATGCATTTTTGTAACTATTGTTTTTCCTAGTGGACGTAGGCACCTTGGGGCAAGAAATAGCCCTCACTTGGTCTATCTCTACAATTTGGCAATGCCTAATGTTAAAGCATTAAACCAAGCAGGTTATAGATCATGCACATCAACAGTGCAGATATGTATCGAAGTTACGATAAGTTGAAACTAGGGGTAGAAATTGACACCCAAACAACATCAACATTCGAACTAGTGGTCGATATAGGCACCCAGATGTTGAGCGGAAGTGATGGAACGGTTATTGATCTATCAAATATCAAGACTCTTCATAGTAAAATAGTGTGTCTTGCTATGAGATTATCAGCCGGTGAGGATGGCATGTGCCAGATCTAAATCAGAAAGATACCATGGAGAAGTTACAAATTTAAGGCTCTGCTAAGTACAAATACTAAGGATAGTGGATATAATCACAACAAAGGTAGGACATGCTGAGAACCAAGCATAGCTTGGGTGGTCAACCAACGAGGTCTGCTAGCAGCCCATCAGAGTTCGATCTTTGAATGTTACACTTTGGTGTCTcgcttttaaaaaaaaaatatatctatatattgTCAGACTGCAATCACGCAGCTCTTataatttgagtcaaaaaaaGGTAGTACATGCCAATTGCATGAGCCCGTTTTAGGTTTTAATGTGTGGCTTTTGACTTTTGCCTTATAAAACAAAACACATATATTTAGATGATTTTTACTTTGCTTTTTGCTTATACCATCATTTTACAATATCAAGTCAAAAGCCAAAATTCAAAACCAAAAGCACATAAATAGGTGCtttttttggcttataagcaAAAACACATAAATAGGTGCTCAAATGTCAAGTAAAACCTAACCAAATAGGGCCCAAATGGGTAGCCCAAGGAATTCTGCTCCTTGTCAAGTAATATTTGTATCTACCTAGCATGTATCCGTCAATGTGAAGCTAGAGCAATCATAAGGGTATTTTACTTGCAATAAACTGTAAAAATCAGCAATTTATAACGAACCTCTGGAAGGCTTGGTCCAAGACGTCTCAATTTTTTCCCACCCGGAGGTTTATCTTCTTGTAGGCAGGTCAGCTCTTTCCTTTTGTCCAATGAAGCAATCAATCCATCTGCAACACATCATGCGTGGTTGAAAGAGATGTCaataaagaaaacaacaagcaTAGGCACACCCAATTTGTTTTTATTATCCAACTTGtgaacaagaaaataaaacttcAAATAATCTTAGGACGTAGGTATATTTGCAAAACGTGGCCTGTACTCCACCTCCGACACTCTTCTCCCTCCCATTGCCATAAAACCTTGCATTATTTTTAAAGAAAATTgcacaaaaaacaaattaatcttTGGTCACTCTTTGCACAGACAGAACCACTATTTTGATTGGCGCATATAAGCCATAGATACAGTATCTCAAAAAGGCGAGATCAACTCGTTTGTTAGCTGGATTCGAGATCAGCTTGATTTTTGTTTAACATAATTATTGTAGTGACAGCTCAAATTAACATAACTATTGTAGTGATTCATTGTAACATACTCATGATAAACTAATTTTTTTCCGTTGGTAGTTGTGCTATTGTACTAACATATAGAATATTGTACGGAGCATTAATCAGTATCATCCTAGGTTGTATCTTTTCTTATGTGGAATTGTGGTTATTAACGGGCTTTGATCTATTTAGTCTGAAAAGAGAAAGCCCCACGCCGGGCGCACTGTGacgcagcaccagcagcagcggcgctcgcCGTCACTCAACCGCAGTGCCCTCCCGCTGGCTCCCGACAAGAGGCAGCGCGAGCAACCGCGGTGCCCGCCGCGAAACCGCAATCCCGGAGCAGCGCGAGTGATTTGTCCTTCGCGCCGGAGCGAGCCGCCGCGGATCTATCCGACTGCTGCCACCGAAATCTCGCCACCGTGCCGCCGGAACCACGTCGCCGCGCGCGAGCATGAGGGGGGGGAGTCGCAGGAGCGGCTCGCGGGAAACTAGGGTATCCGAAcccagagaagagaagaagcttACTACGGGGTTGGATTTGCCGGTGACGCCGATCCCGCTGCATGGACATGAGCCGCTGGAGCGCCGGCAGCCCCATGATTCGATAAGATGATGCCTGAAGGTTGAGGTCCAGATTCGGGATGACAAAATCCAAAAGCTGTCCTCTTCTCCCCTTCTCCTTGCAGCCAATTTCGATTTTGGGTTCGAATCCTAGGAAATCGCgtcggagccgccgccgacctcgaaGCCTAGGATGGGCCAGGCCTCAAGGAGCCGTTTCCCTGGGCTCGTTGGTCCTATTACGTCAGTGATATGGGCTACTTCTCTATTTATATTTAGGACTGGGCTACGTGCCAGCCGTATGGAAAATAACATACGTACCGCACCTTTTTCGCCAAGTTGCGCACGATTCTTTCTCCACGAGTCTGAGCGTGCGGCAGCGTGCGAGGCGAGCCCGAGTGGTCCTTTCCGTGATCCTGTCCCGCGAGTGGTCTCCACCGCCAGCCTTTTTTATGCAACAAGTACATCTCCATCGATGAGTAAACTCACACTGCTAtactatgcatgcatgcatgttggtGTGGCCACTCTAGACAAAAAATACGCTATCTTAGTGCATGCAGAGAAGAGGTGATGCACCTTTCTAATTTGGAGATATAAAATGTCTTATAACTCTTTAATGGCACATCTGATTGATGATCCGCTTTCACTTTTGGATTTGTCTTGACGACGGCTTCAAAATTAGATCCACATTGGATATGTTTTGGCAAAAAATTTCAAGCTCAAAAGTTACCAACCACTAATACGAGAGTTATCGGACCTAATCACAAGTAGTAACCAGCTTAAAAAACTAGATGATACCTTGAACATGTAGATAACTTGGATGGGTTGGTAAGTACAATATTGATCCATCAATGTGAATAGTAACATAGACAAGCTGGTAAGTACAACGACGTCATGGTGATAACTATAATATGAACAATGAGTAACTACGTCAATATCACATTAGTAATTGTAGCACAAAAGTTAGGATCCCTACTATTATGCATGTGGTAACTTTCACCAAAATCTTGGATAACTCTGTTAGTGCTATGATGGTCATTGAAATCTAAATATTTTGATGGTGTTGCAGCAATCACAAGATTGATAACGGTAAGCTAAAAGACCAGATAACCACATGCGTGTCATGGTGGTAATTGTAACCGAAACGGCTACATAACTAAACCATGATGGTAACTATAAACTAAACTGATGGGATAACTACATGAGTGTGAGGATGGTAACAGTAACCTAAACGAGTGGACAATTCAATACTAGATAGCGGATTCAACATTATAAATCACTTGGAAATATTTTACATGCCACTAAAGTCTTCAAGTTCAAAAGTTATTGGCCCATAAATATCGAGTTATCTATCCATTCACACTTATTTCGACGCGTTTTAGAGCTCCAAAGTTACTGGCTTGAAAACTATACTCACTAGGGGTGTTCCGACGTTGTTTTAGAGCTCCAAAGTACCAGAAAGTAATAAGTGAGTTATTGGTCTGTATTATGTGAGTTATCCGGCTATTTATGATTGGTTTCGACGCTAGATCTAGCTAGAGATGTTTAAGTTCCGTTTTTTGAATTTAGAAGTTACCGTGCCAGTATCGTGTAAGTTACCAAACTATTCAAAAATAGTAATCAACATGGAAACTATAATTTCACTTAGGAAGTTTGCGAGACTTTTTTTCCGAATCTAGAATGTATCAGACATTAATGATATGAGTTACCCGACTATTCACAAGTAGTTATCAACCTAAAATATTAGATCTCAATTGGTTATGTTTTGATGATATTTGCTTAACCTTCAAGTTACCAGACCGTTGGTACATGAGTTACCGTACTATTGAAATAATACTTACCGGTTACAAACCTACTTTTTCTCACTTAGACATATTCTGGAACTCTTTTTACAAGCTAGAAGTTATCAACCGATAAGATGTGAGTTACCGGACTAGACCATTCACAAGTAGTAGCTTCAACAGTAGATGAACCTTGTGTATGTTTGGCGAGTACTATGCCGGACAATAACCACGACAGCTTGGTAACTACAAAGGTGACATGGTGATAATTGTATGATGGACACCAGGTAACTATATCAGGATAGTGTTGGTTATTGTAACATGAAAGCTTGGTAGCTATGCTAGTGATTTGATGGTAACTTTAACCTGAACAACAAAATAACTCCAACGGAGTTACCGTACGTTGGTAATTGTACCCTCAGTTGATGGGTAAACACATAGCTAGCACGGTGATAACTGTAACCTAATAGTTAGGTAACTATGAGAAGTAACAAAGCTAGTGAACATTGTAAAACTCTATTCGTTTGATGCCAAATGGTGTTGAGCAAGCAAATCAAAGCAAGATGGAAGGTGCTATTGGAATGCAATTGAAGCATCGCAACAAGCTATCACTTGTTGTTCGATTCTTGTGACGATGCTCCGATGCATGATCAAGACGCCCTTGGGGAGCCACGTGATGCTGAAGGAGTACGGGAGCGCCACCATGTTGTCAAGGTCCACCTCCTCATCTGCCCGCGACCAACAACAACTTCTTAATTTGATCTTCAAGCTTTTTGACCCTTTCTAAGGTGTCCTGCATCATATAAACCATAATTGTCTCCGGAGTGGAAGAATGGCTAGCACATGACGCAAATCCAACACCATAGCTTGCAACACCTCGGGGAGAAGTCCCAGCACCTTTTCCTCCCCCATTGCTTGAAGGGAGGTAAGACGCATGTGAAGAATTTTCCCAAGGCATTTTCTCGAACACCACGCATGCACCCAACACCTCCATGTGCGTATTGATGCTGCACTTTAGAAGAAGAGCACCACATATCAGCACCTTCATTGGTCGAGGTCATCTTCCGCAACCACATCCTTGCCTCTTGGCGCGCGACTCGGCCCGTAGGTGCCGCTCCCCTACGCGCATGCTCAAGACGGCCACCGCTAGCTACGACCAGCGGGCATTCACGGCTTCCTCTCCTGCAAGAGAAGCCGTAGTGTTCCCAGCCCCGGTCCACCGACATGTCGTAGCGCGGCACTCCGCTACCTCCATCCTTGTTGGAGGCGCTGGCCTCGCGGGTCACGCCGCCGTGCGCCAGCTCCTCCGCTTCGGCCTCTGGTTACTCGTCCTCAAGTGCTGCACCAAGGGATATGGCGGCTAGTGAGGTTGAGGGGAGAGGAGACGTGAGTGAAGGCCGCAGAAGGCAGGAAAGGCACGGGGGGAGGAAGAAATGGCAACAAGCAGGATTTCCTTGGACCTGGTCGTACTGCATCaggaaggaagaaagagaTAGGAGGAAGAAAGATGTGGGGGAAGCAGACGGGTGGAATAACTTCGGTGAGGAACAGGTGGAATAGCTTCGGTGAGGATCGGATGGTGCGCAGTGCGTCCGCGCATAAGAGCAGGAAAATAGATTTTCCGTTATATTTAATAGGAAGGCCGCCTTTTCTTGATCAATTGGAGAAATGCAGGAAAAAAACTCTATAGTCccctaaaaaaaggaaaaaaactctatttctttttgttgagaGAAAAAATTGTACTAGTGATTGATTCTtgatttagttcaaatttagcATGATACAGTGGCCGATGAGTTGGCGATGTTAGCGAGGAGTGAGGAATCCGTTTGGATTGATAAACCACGCGATGAGATTGTCAATCTGATGGTTGAAGATGTAATGCTCCACGATGAATAAACTTTCGtttttttagtaaaaaaataaaatgaaattgaACACGGCTAGAAATCTGAAGCATGTACAACAGGGTAACGTCGCTTTTGTTAGCGATTTACGTCGGATAATtgctgatgtggaagagagataaataaaaaaaggcaTGGACCTTCTTTTAAcaagaaagagaagacaaaTCTCTCATCGCATTAGATTCcatattttcttatttatttaaaaatctAAGTATTAATAATACTATATGGCACTAGTAAATAACCTATTGTTACCATGTTTTGTCatgctttaaaaaaattgacgtGTACGCATAAGAAAAAACAGTCCCATACTCCCATGGACTATTGTACATGTCGTAAAACGAAACTAAGATTGAACGTCTATGCCACAAAACGGTTGTGGTTTGTGCCTTTGTGGTTCTACCTACCACCTTCAGTTTTCCTTGTCTATCTGCCCGTGTCATACATAGTGTACAATCCAACATAAGCGTTTCACCAGAAGATGCATCCTGTCATCTTATTTTAGAGAGTTGGGATGCCtaacacaaagaaaaaatattcgCTCCCTATTTCACTATAAAAAAGGGCCAAAGGCTCACAAAGAGAAACAGCAGGGCGTCATATCAAGGCATCTCTTTGTCTCTCCATTGGAGCCTTGGAAAAAATCTATCCATCCCTCTACTGCCTGCCAACATATATTCAAAAACCTCTATTACGACTCATGGGAAAGGAAGCATCGGTTTTGTCAATTTGAGCACTCAAAGTAACAAAGGTATGCATCAAAGATTCTGGCTTATCTCTCTCTTGTTCATGTCCCTAGTTCATATATTTGGATACATCTTGGTGACTTGGTTTAAAGAAAGAAACCCTTCCTCACGATTATTGGAGTAGCATCAGAATAGCATAATTCAACAATCGGCCTATACGTACACATGAAATACCTTCTGACTCAAGTAGGTGCTTCTTGGCTTTCTCTTTTCCCCTTTAGGGTTGGAGGCTTGGAGCAaatcaaaaagaagaaagaacagAGCAAAAATGGGTCACAGGAGAAGTAATCGCCACAAAGGAAGAGGTGAGGGTGGTGATGAAGAGGGCAACTCTTGCTACCCCTGCTATGTGTTCAGCTCTTTCATTAGAGGGATCGGGAGGTGCCTATTTGTGGCTTGCTATCCCGTGATCCAGTGTTGTGGCCTTGATGAATGCAGGCACCACCACAACACACACCTAAGCCACTTCAGATGATGCATCCATCGGCCAAGTATACAACACCTGAACCATCaattcttttctctctctgttttttctcTCTACCCGTGGGATTATAGCTCTTAGTAATCATGTCATCTTCTCGGGAAGAATTGTTCATATCAATATATGGTGCTATGAGCCTTTGCTAGGTTTGCATCTTTTAATTAGCTCCAATTTCCACTAGAGAAGAAAGGCTTGTGTGCCTGACCTCAGCAATTGTTAGAAGAATGCAGGGGAAGAAATATGCATCCCAAAGAGCTATTTGTCTCTTGCAAGCTTGCTACTAATTTTGCTGCTTCTTTCATAACATGGTGACACATTTGATACGTATACACAGATCATGGTTGCGTAGATCGTAGGTGAGATGAATCTAAACTTGCAGATAGTTTGGTTAGACGAACTTTTAGCTCATGAAAACATCATGGTCAACAAAAACAAGCATGCACGTCTTTCTGCAGTTGGCAGGTTCAGAGTTTTAGTTGGCGAGAGCGTCACGCAACGGAAGAGACGAATCACCAAAACCCTACTTAAAGTGCTTGATCGACATGTTGACATGTACGCAGTCGCGTGAAGCTGTAATTAACTGAAAAGCCACACCAGAATAAGCTCAAGCATCTCTGGAAGATCTGCCACTCTACGAGAAGCAACACGGCTAACGTCGGATGACATTAACTTAGCTATCGGTATCAGGACAATTTGCATGCCTCGGCAAAACTGTCAAATAAATTTCCCGATTAAATTCAGTTTTGAACTTTTCAATTCGACAGCGATTCCACTACTGGACTGCTACTTTTTCATATACTAGAAAAAattaaatagtttgtgatggTACAGCCTCGTCATTTGTAAGATTAAAAACAATAACATCATTCTCATTCCGATGGCGTATGATTTATACTGAATGAAGGTTTTCACTAGATACCTCGCCCAACATCGGTAAAGCTCCGCTAGGCTCGAATTTAGTTCAAATATAAGAGATATTATGCAAGGTAAGCTATAGTTTGGCCTAGGGCATATAACCAAAGAGGAATATAAGAAGCTATGGGAGAATAATAGTAGCATATTTCGAATTGTAATGGCGTATTTCtaattcatcaaatttggaGCGACATATAACCAATTAACCCTTTTTCATAACCATGGTACATAAACACACGAGTAGATTTCACATAACCTCTTCGCACAGTATTGGAGGAAACGATGTTGTAGCTCATAATAGTAAAATCAGTACCCCCTCCGATCCTTAATATTGttagtgtcttggatttagtacaaaagtTGTACAACTTTGTACACACTTATCaagtatcggagggagtacaatttacAACTACATAGTTGCCAAAAAAATACAACTACATGGTACAAACACCAGCCTTTGCCATCAATATTTCAAGCTCGAGTATGTCATCCCATGGTGCGCCTTCTGTCTAGATCCGAGAACAGAAAAAAGTAGCAATAGAAAATAAGAAACAGCAAATCAAATAATCTCGCTTTGTTGACACCACATCAAACAAAAATCAGCCAGCCGTTTCAGGTTGTATTGAGTTCGGCAACTGTTTAGCCTCCTCAACTGCATGATTAGCTTCAGGCCTTTGGGGGCTCCTGCCTTTATCAGGTCCACCAATAACTCCCCAGGTCTCAAATTGCCGCTGCCGAGCCCTTGCCCTTTCCTTCTCGTCCTCGGATTTTGTCGCGAAACAGTATGGGCATGAGATAGCGTACTCCCATTCAGGAGATTTAATATCTTCGTCGCTCACTGGTTGCTTACATCCATAGCAAAGTTTGTGGGTTCCTTGGGCTAATCCATGCTCCACTGAGACTCGTTTGTCAAATACAAAGCATTCGCCCTCCCACAAGCTTTCAGCCTTCGGGATTTCCTCTAGGTACTTTAAGATCCCACCCTCCAAATGGTAAACCTGACATGTACAGATTATGAAACCAACCGGTATTGTTGCAGTTATAAGGAATACCGCCATCTTGGGGACAACTTAAAAGATCAT
The Brachypodium distachyon strain Bd21 chromosome 2, Brachypodium_distachyon_v3.0, whole genome shotgun sequence genome window above contains:
- the LOC100841226 gene encoding uncharacterized protein LOC100841226 isoform X2, with the protein product MGLPALQRLMSMQRDRRHRQIQPRNGLIASLDKRKELTCLQEDKPPGGKKLRRLGPSLPEEIWGHIHSLLSLRDAARAACVSHTFLRSWRCHPNLTFR